In Stieleria varia, one genomic interval encodes:
- a CDS encoding PQQ-binding-like beta-propeller repeat protein: protein MPTTLLKFAILTFAYLPLLTTDLHADWSNWRGPNDNGTADVGSLPADLSKANMKWIAELPGKGCSTPIVHDQVIYLTAPVDGKDALLAFDWDGKLLWTTTFGVENAGKHRNGSGSNASPVTDGDAVFVYFKSGTLAVVDIKGDNRGNVRWETNLVERFGKDTLYWDHGTSPVLTKGHVIMARMHNGESWIAAFDKSTGEIAWKVARNYDVPRECDHGYTTPLVIEHNGRESLMVWGGEHVTIHNASDGELVWSCGNFNPEKNELWPAIATPVIVGDTAVICYGRNDRGIPRTFGIRLTGSGDVTETNHAWDRDDTGTFVPTPAVHQGHVIIVRDKGEVDCIDPATGETIWSDAFPKHRNKFYASPLIADGKLYAPREDGVVFVAAIADGGLKLLSENDMQEPVIGSPIAIGDRLFIRGEKHLYCLSQ, encoded by the coding sequence ATGCCAACGACTCTTCTGAAGTTTGCGATCCTGACCTTCGCATACCTGCCGCTACTTACAACGGACCTCCACGCAGACTGGTCCAACTGGCGCGGACCGAATGACAATGGAACTGCCGACGTGGGCAGTCTGCCGGCCGATTTGAGCAAAGCCAACATGAAGTGGATCGCCGAGCTGCCCGGCAAAGGTTGCTCGACGCCGATTGTTCATGATCAAGTCATATACTTGACCGCGCCGGTTGACGGCAAAGACGCCCTCCTGGCGTTCGACTGGGACGGCAAGCTGCTGTGGACGACAACATTTGGAGTTGAGAACGCCGGCAAACATCGCAACGGCTCCGGCAGCAACGCGTCGCCCGTGACCGATGGCGACGCCGTGTTCGTGTACTTCAAGAGTGGCACATTGGCGGTCGTCGACATCAAGGGTGACAATCGGGGCAACGTCCGTTGGGAAACAAATTTAGTCGAGCGGTTTGGCAAAGACACCCTGTATTGGGATCACGGCACCTCGCCCGTTCTTACCAAGGGTCATGTCATCATGGCTCGGATGCACAACGGTGAGTCTTGGATCGCCGCGTTTGACAAATCGACCGGCGAAATTGCTTGGAAAGTCGCCCGAAACTACGACGTTCCCCGAGAATGCGACCACGGTTACACGACGCCGTTGGTGATTGAGCACAACGGACGGGAGTCGTTGATGGTGTGGGGCGGTGAGCATGTGACGATTCACAACGCGTCGGATGGCGAGTTGGTGTGGAGCTGCGGCAATTTCAATCCCGAAAAGAATGAACTTTGGCCGGCGATTGCAACACCGGTTATCGTCGGCGACACCGCCGTGATTTGCTATGGCCGAAATGACCGCGGCATCCCTCGCACCTTCGGAATCCGGTTGACGGGTTCCGGAGACGTGACCGAGACCAATCACGCATGGGACCGCGACGACACCGGCACCTTCGTGCCCACACCAGCGGTACATCAGGGACACGTGATCATTGTTCGAGACAAAGGCGAAGTCGACTGCATTGATCCGGCAACCGGGGAAACGATTTGGAGTGACGCATTTCCCAAGCACCGTAACAAATTTTATGCGTCGCCATTGATTGCCGACGGCAAACTCTACGCACCGCGAGAGGATGGCGTGGTGTTCGTCGCTGCGATCGCTGACGGAGGACTCAAGTTGCTATCAGAAAACGACATGCAGGAACCGGTGATCGGATCGCCGATCGCGATCGGAGACCGATTGTTCATTCGCGGCGAAAAGCATCTGTACTGCCTGTCGCAATGA
- a CDS encoding WD40 repeat domain-containing protein: MTPDTLKKVSDWRFGDILFCVATDQQNDRIWFGSSDFHVYELNTSEEKPQRVAFEGDGHESYVTGLVRVGKALVSCGYDRRLVWWDIESKRSTRRTVAHDKWIRCVVASPDQSRLITVADDMQCKVWDATSGEMLASFSDHSALTPHHYPSMLYVVAASPDGRWIATGDRIGHVAIWDASSFEKVGELETPIMYTWDPKARRHSTGGIRSLSFSPDSRRLAVGGVGKIGNIDHLDGPARLEVFQWSTGTQALEREDNKKKGLIEQIVWSPDGKWILTAGGDNNGFVTIYDAESGELSHQDGQDGHIHAVAFDHDFSNFYAASHHRVTRWTIS; the protein is encoded by the coding sequence ATGACTCCCGATACTCTCAAAAAGGTCTCAGACTGGCGTTTCGGAGACATCCTTTTTTGCGTCGCAACGGACCAGCAGAACGATCGCATCTGGTTCGGCTCCTCCGATTTTCACGTTTACGAACTCAATACCTCTGAGGAGAAACCGCAGCGAGTCGCCTTTGAAGGCGACGGTCACGAAAGTTATGTGACGGGACTCGTGCGAGTCGGCAAGGCATTGGTCTCGTGTGGCTACGATCGTCGTCTCGTTTGGTGGGACATCGAGTCCAAGCGATCCACACGTCGAACCGTTGCGCATGACAAGTGGATACGTTGTGTCGTCGCTTCACCAGATCAGTCGCGGTTGATCACAGTCGCCGATGACATGCAATGCAAGGTTTGGGATGCCACCTCAGGTGAAATGCTGGCGAGCTTCAGTGATCACAGCGCACTGACGCCGCATCACTATCCGTCTATGCTTTATGTCGTCGCAGCCTCCCCTGACGGCCGCTGGATCGCAACCGGTGACCGAATCGGTCACGTCGCGATCTGGGATGCGAGTTCCTTTGAAAAGGTCGGCGAGCTGGAGACTCCCATCATGTACACATGGGATCCGAAAGCACGCCGGCACAGTACGGGTGGCATTCGATCGCTCTCGTTCTCGCCGGACAGTCGTCGATTGGCGGTCGGTGGGGTTGGCAAGATCGGAAACATTGACCACCTGGATGGTCCGGCTCGTCTGGAGGTTTTCCAGTGGTCGACTGGAACTCAGGCTCTGGAACGAGAAGACAACAAAAAGAAGGGTTTGATCGAACAGATCGTGTGGTCGCCTGACGGAAAATGGATTCTGACGGCAGGCGGTGACAACAACGGCTTTGTAACCATCTACGACGCTGAGTCTGGTGAGTTGTCGCATCAAGACGGACAGGACGGTCACATTCATGCCGTCGCATTCGACCATGATTTTTCTAACTTCTATGCTGCCTCACACCATCGCGTCACGCGTTGGACGATTTCCTGA
- a CDS encoding 3-keto-disaccharide hydrolase, giving the protein MKLNLFLSTLFFALTPFTSFADQAGKAFTDAASAGPAFALQGEYRGTVTTEEGEKKFGAQVIALGGDEFTVVGFHGGLPGDGWKRGDKQMTIPAKLVDGKIQGMTDGGEFEIADGKITVTVDGETIGRFEKVERKSPTLGAKPPADAVVLFDGSSADAFENGSVIEGDLLGATNCFTKDKFGDHHLHIEFRTPFMPDARGQGRGNSGVYIQGRYEMQVLDSFGLEGKNNECGGIYSISEPIVNMCFPPLSWQTYDMDFTAARYDADGKKIKNARATIKHNGVVIHDDLELTHGTPGYHAEGPGPDSLFLQNHGNPVAFRNIWVVKK; this is encoded by the coding sequence ATGAAACTCAATTTGTTCCTTTCCACTCTTTTCTTTGCTTTGACTCCATTCACCAGCTTCGCCGACCAAGCAGGCAAAGCATTTACCGATGCAGCATCTGCGGGACCCGCGTTTGCTCTGCAAGGGGAGTACAGAGGGACGGTAACGACCGAGGAAGGCGAAAAGAAGTTTGGCGCACAGGTGATCGCACTTGGTGGCGACGAATTCACCGTCGTCGGGTTTCACGGTGGCCTTCCAGGCGACGGATGGAAACGCGGCGACAAGCAAATGACGATACCTGCCAAACTGGTCGACGGAAAAATCCAGGGCATGACTGATGGGGGCGAGTTTGAGATCGCTGACGGAAAGATCACGGTCACTGTCGATGGTGAAACGATCGGCAGGTTCGAAAAAGTAGAACGCAAGAGCCCCACGCTGGGCGCCAAACCACCAGCAGACGCAGTGGTTCTCTTTGACGGTTCATCCGCAGACGCATTTGAGAATGGCAGCGTGATCGAAGGCGACTTACTGGGAGCCACCAACTGTTTCACAAAAGATAAGTTTGGTGATCATCATCTGCACATCGAGTTTCGCACCCCGTTCATGCCGGACGCGCGTGGTCAGGGACGTGGAAACAGCGGCGTTTACATCCAAGGCCGTTACGAAATGCAGGTGCTCGATTCGTTCGGCCTGGAGGGCAAGAACAACGAGTGTGGTGGAATCTACTCGATCTCAGAACCGATCGTGAACATGTGCTTTCCGCCACTCTCCTGGCAGACGTACGACATGGATTTCACTGCGGCACGCTACGATGCCGATGGCAAAAAGATCAAAAACGCTCGGGCAACCATCAAGCACAACGGAGTGGTGATTCACGATGATTTGGAACTGACCCACGGGACTCCCGGCTACCACGCCGAAGGTCCTGGCCCCGACTCACTTTTTCTACAAAACCATGGAAATCCGGTCGCCTTTCGCAACATCTGGGTCGTCAAAAAGTAA
- a CDS encoding ASCH domain-containing protein: MLFLSIHPKHVQAIVEGRKTVELRKRKPSIEPGSMVVIYATTPKCEVVAVAAVGAIQVGKPSEIWRECGELAAVSARVFDDYFYGAEKAVGIHLSNIGVFKTPVSLPELRRRWDGFQPPQQYRYLNPSQQKFITTREIKRGGCLTS, from the coding sequence ATGCTTTTTCTTTCAATCCATCCCAAGCATGTTCAAGCAATCGTTGAAGGCCGAAAGACAGTCGAGCTTCGCAAACGCAAGCCAAGTATTGAGCCAGGCTCTATGGTCGTCATTTACGCGACAACTCCAAAATGTGAGGTCGTCGCAGTTGCTGCCGTCGGAGCCATTCAAGTTGGAAAACCGAGCGAAATTTGGCGAGAGTGTGGCGAACTAGCGGCGGTGTCCGCAAGAGTTTTTGATGACTATTTCTACGGAGCGGAGAAGGCAGTCGGCATCCACCTATCGAACATCGGAGTATTCAAAACGCCTGTCTCATTGCCAGAGCTTCGCCGACGATGGGACGGTTTTCAACCGCCGCAACAGTATCGATACCTGAACCCATCGCAACAAAAGTTTATCACGACAAGAGAAATCAAACGCGGCGGTTGCTTGACCAGCTAG
- a CDS encoding DUF1501 domain-containing protein has translation MNQMINRRALLRAAGATAVVSNMAAIDALSQPSFASELARGEKSVILLWLAGGASQLETWDPKPGRLTGGPFSKIQTCIPGVEISELLPKMSTRLDETAIIRSLNTKIGDHGQAYELMDRGRVGEPGVRFPHLGAIISHELGQIDSRVPDYVSMYTSTEGRRQGSAGFLGARYNPMFLTEKMMPENIGRHDAISQVDHQDRAALRDFLAKRFVRDLKNPSVHSHENAYERVHGLMACDYLFDIDKEPQSMRDHYGPTQFGQQCLIARRLVEAGVPFVKVARAWWDSHGQNFETHQELCADLDQCMSALLDDLKQRGLLEKTLVITLGEFGRTPQINGSLGRDHFANAWSCTLSGCGIRGGVVHGKTDEDGQSVVEGEMNAGDLFATIFAALGIEHDKEYMVGSRPVPLSDFGSTPCREVLA, from the coding sequence ATGAACCAAATGATCAACCGCCGCGCCTTGTTGCGTGCCGCGGGAGCGACAGCCGTCGTGTCAAACATGGCGGCGATTGACGCGTTGTCTCAACCATCATTCGCCAGTGAGTTGGCTCGTGGCGAAAAAAGTGTGATCTTGCTCTGGCTGGCTGGTGGAGCGAGCCAGTTGGAAACCTGGGATCCCAAGCCGGGACGGCTGACCGGAGGACCGTTTTCCAAGATTCAAACCTGTATACCTGGTGTCGAAATCTCGGAGCTGTTGCCCAAGATGAGCACCCGGCTGGACGAGACAGCCATCATTCGATCATTGAACACCAAGATCGGAGACCATGGACAAGCCTATGAGTTGATGGATCGAGGCCGCGTCGGGGAGCCAGGTGTCCGTTTCCCGCATCTTGGTGCCATCATCTCGCATGAATTGGGCCAGATCGATAGCCGAGTTCCAGACTATGTTTCGATGTACACGTCAACGGAAGGTCGACGGCAAGGCTCTGCCGGTTTCCTCGGCGCTCGCTACAACCCGATGTTCTTGACGGAGAAGATGATGCCGGAGAATATCGGGCGTCACGATGCGATCAGCCAAGTCGACCATCAAGACCGCGCGGCTCTACGGGACTTTTTGGCCAAGCGGTTTGTTCGCGATCTAAAGAATCCATCGGTCCATAGCCACGAGAACGCTTACGAGCGTGTTCACGGGTTGATGGCATGTGATTACCTGTTTGATATCGACAAAGAGCCCCAGTCGATGCGAGATCATTACGGCCCCACCCAATTTGGACAGCAGTGTTTGATCGCCCGTCGGTTGGTCGAGGCGGGGGTTCCGTTCGTCAAGGTTGCCCGAGCATGGTGGGACAGCCACGGCCAGAATTTTGAAACACATCAAGAACTGTGTGCCGATCTCGATCAGTGCATGAGTGCGTTGCTGGACGACTTGAAACAACGCGGTCTGTTGGAGAAAACTCTCGTCATCACTCTTGGTGAGTTCGGTCGAACCCCGCAGATCAATGGTAGCCTCGGACGAGACCACTTTGCCAACGCGTGGAGTTGTACGTTGAGTGGTTGCGGCATCCGCGGAGGAGTCGTTCACGGCAAGACCGATGAGGATGGGCAAAGTGTTGTTGAAGGTGAGATGAACGCTGGCGATTTGTTTGCAACTATCTTTGCCGCGTTGGGAATAGAGCACGACAAAGAATACATGGTCGGTAGCCGACCGGTTCCGCTAAGTGACTTCGGCAGCACACCCTGTCGCGAGGTGCTCGCATGA
- a CDS encoding DUF7133 domain-containing protein, with product MTGISNRRSPFGRVGYVSVWSIMICATFVSFIDAADSIWVAEGLTIRQVADDDLVPDCTAITTDPVGRIVASGPGYIRVLMDGDGDGVFETSRTLVDGLNHGAQGLCFHDGDLYYTANNGIWKVADTDDDGFVDSEPSQMLEIKTGGEHEAHALRMGPDGYWYLIAGNGNRQMFELQNVESPTFPKPHDGVIWRISPDWSKREVWAHGFRNAYDFDFAPNGMIDVFDSDGERDISLPWYRPTRVFRTAQGDDAGWVSRSWKRPRYDPQMPIQLAELGRGSPTGVLRYHGNRLPDRFQNGVWVLDWTFGRVVFVGDDRSIEEVAKPIDIAGFAVTDITSTPDGRVVVSVGGRGSRGGLYLIDAARPNQSAPRQRDVIWPNTETSKHESHIGKKIRELRNRPEPTIESDAANLAMERLDADTNDAERLSALALLIESVGGLGPGAAKDPRGEEQVAAVFDGYRGVIRPRLDSNLIESATEKLCVMLKHPDASNELRHEVVRTLAVLEPESQAAWNAIAADAKEMQSPTERLHRLIALARLPVSRSDEMTDDVVQLMLQIPIEISEREMNVDRNWSERLGELLVALRRRDSLVEARLVSNPAFGHPTHLVWTKQMNPEGLEFARRKCLAVSDETIDPDVAHFIAQGDDAVPRTVVREWLKRDETRDAGWMCLASHPTESDVHELNRAVFSFNQSVREAAEKALKQLGQEIPERESASETVQAWLAKSPAILALVAMSGNVERGKTLFQVRQCANCHNGAKALGPSLTGINKRFGPADLLRATVDPSHSIPDRFRATQVLTTDGEVVIGMEIYRSVDGLTLLTADAKTVRVNTDMIELIRPASSSLMPEGLLEGLSDQDVADLVAYLSSL from the coding sequence ATGACTGGAATATCAAATCGGCGAAGTCCATTCGGCAGAGTTGGGTACGTCAGCGTTTGGTCGATCATGATCTGCGCCACGTTTGTTTCTTTCATCGATGCGGCTGATTCGATTTGGGTGGCTGAGGGTCTGACGATCCGGCAAGTCGCTGATGACGACTTGGTGCCAGATTGTACGGCGATTACCACGGACCCGGTTGGGCGCATTGTCGCTTCGGGGCCGGGTTACATTCGAGTACTGATGGATGGCGACGGTGATGGCGTTTTCGAGACGTCTCGAACACTGGTCGACGGCTTGAACCATGGTGCGCAAGGTTTGTGTTTCCATGACGGTGACCTTTACTACACCGCGAACAACGGAATCTGGAAAGTCGCCGACACGGACGACGACGGATTCGTTGATTCTGAACCAAGCCAGATGCTTGAAATAAAAACGGGCGGCGAGCACGAGGCCCACGCGCTGCGGATGGGACCCGATGGCTACTGGTACCTCATCGCGGGCAACGGGAACCGACAGATGTTCGAACTACAGAATGTTGAGTCGCCCACATTTCCCAAGCCGCATGATGGCGTGATCTGGCGGATCTCGCCCGATTGGAGCAAGCGAGAAGTCTGGGCGCATGGCTTTCGCAATGCTTACGACTTTGATTTCGCTCCCAACGGAATGATCGATGTGTTTGACAGCGATGGCGAACGCGACATCAGCCTGCCTTGGTATCGACCAACGAGAGTCTTTCGTACTGCCCAGGGCGATGATGCTGGTTGGGTCTCGCGAAGTTGGAAACGTCCCCGATACGACCCTCAGATGCCGATCCAGTTGGCAGAGTTGGGTCGCGGGTCGCCAACGGGGGTTTTGCGGTATCACGGCAATCGTCTGCCGGATCGGTTCCAAAATGGCGTATGGGTGCTGGATTGGACCTTTGGACGCGTCGTCTTCGTCGGCGACGATAGGAGCATCGAAGAGGTTGCAAAGCCCATCGACATCGCTGGCTTTGCAGTGACCGACATCACGTCAACGCCCGATGGCAGGGTCGTGGTCAGTGTGGGAGGCCGGGGAAGTCGAGGTGGCTTGTACTTGATCGACGCAGCTCGGCCGAATCAAAGTGCACCACGTCAGCGTGATGTGATTTGGCCGAACACCGAAACGTCAAAGCATGAGTCTCACATCGGTAAGAAGATACGTGAGCTTCGGAATCGTCCTGAACCGACGATCGAATCAGACGCAGCGAACCTGGCAATGGAACGCTTGGACGCAGACACCAATGATGCAGAGCGTCTTTCTGCCTTGGCGTTGTTGATCGAAAGTGTAGGTGGCTTGGGTCCTGGAGCCGCCAAAGATCCTCGTGGCGAAGAGCAAGTGGCCGCGGTGTTTGATGGGTATCGCGGCGTGATTCGTCCTCGACTGGATTCGAATCTGATTGAATCGGCAACAGAAAAGCTGTGCGTGATGCTGAAACATCCCGATGCATCGAACGAGCTACGACACGAAGTCGTACGTACGCTTGCGGTCTTGGAACCCGAATCGCAAGCCGCCTGGAACGCGATCGCTGCAGACGCCAAGGAGATGCAATCGCCCACCGAACGACTTCATCGTCTGATCGCGTTGGCTCGACTGCCTGTCTCACGCAGTGATGAGATGACTGACGATGTCGTCCAATTGATGCTGCAGATTCCGATCGAAATCTCAGAACGCGAGATGAATGTCGATCGCAACTGGTCTGAGCGACTCGGTGAACTGCTGGTTGCACTGCGACGACGTGACTCGTTGGTCGAAGCTCGTTTGGTCTCAAATCCCGCATTTGGCCACCCCACGCATCTGGTTTGGACCAAACAGATGAACCCCGAGGGATTGGAGTTTGCTCGCCGCAAGTGCTTAGCAGTTTCCGACGAGACGATCGACCCTGACGTTGCTCATTTCATCGCACAAGGTGACGATGCCGTTCCACGAACTGTCGTAAGGGAGTGGCTCAAGCGAGACGAAACACGCGACGCAGGCTGGATGTGCTTGGCGAGCCATCCCACGGAATCCGACGTGCATGAACTGAACCGAGCAGTCTTTTCATTCAATCAGTCAGTCCGCGAAGCCGCTGAAAAAGCCCTCAAACAGTTGGGGCAGGAAATTCCCGAGCGTGAGAGTGCATCTGAAACCGTGCAAGCCTGGTTGGCAAAGTCACCCGCCATCCTCGCATTGGTCGCGATGTCCGGGAACGTGGAGCGAGGAAAGACATTGTTCCAGGTTCGACAATGTGCCAATTGCCACAACGGAGCCAAAGCACTGGGCCCATCGTTGACGGGGATCAACAAACGATTTGGTCCAGCGGATCTGTTGCGTGCTACAGTGGACCCCAGTCACTCGATTCCCGATCGCTTCCGAGCGACACAGGTTTTGACGACCGATGGAGAGGTTGTGATCGGAATGGAAATCTATAGGAGTGTCGACGGGCTGACATTGTTGACCGCCGATGCAAAGACCGTCCGGGTCAATACGGATATGATTGAGTTGATTCGCCCAGCGTCTTCGTCATTGATGCCCGAGGGTTTGCTGGAGGGCCTGAGTGATCAAGACGTCGCTGACTTGGTCGCGTATTTGAGTTCGCTGTAG
- a CDS encoding N-acetyltransferase, producing the protein MPLFDSLDGADETATVVCDTMVCIDLENTDRPHHRSSSGLRADWLVDEISLKVTPEILTDLGRQDEPLRSDMVSAVKRRWDQVVADHLKVEQQLREVRKIMGDPKNDSSASDQRHIAIAAAVEAAAFVTRDEEILSFREPILSSLGLRLLLPSEFITEYDSVLNSHRYQYRELSRSGIERTRVRSIDEFDLKLFVDQARGERLKSFRAELNAMLAVPREWEIYRVSSRSNENIALIAIRVLEDGGRDVRRLRLNRDLVGTRFGRILVEYFADQPLGAWRSGERRTVTISDLCPSPLLLDACARRGWCHAGDSMWRLSLPGCWTQDALRSELSSLLMAGRVPSRVIEEILQLVDLDHSASGNESETQRLERLIHPGKVVFGQLPTWVIPIQPRWAQELFDFRLWDLPLFDPETSLVINPDSAYYKRPRNSPTAPFGRILWYVSGNEEKGGGKIRACSALTRRVAGTVKDLFREFQRFGVYEWHHLMKHFKDAEAQGLAIEFTSTELFESPMSRDDVNDVLESHRMKRQIFPSAVAIPDEAFQEIYLRSTKSET; encoded by the coding sequence ATGCCTCTGTTCGACAGCCTCGACGGGGCGGATGAAACAGCGACTGTTGTCTGTGACACGATGGTTTGCATCGACCTGGAAAATACGGATCGACCACATCACCGATCGAGTAGCGGTCTGCGGGCGGATTGGCTAGTCGATGAGATTAGCTTGAAGGTTACACCGGAGATTTTGACTGATCTTGGTCGACAGGATGAACCGCTTCGCAGTGACATGGTATCGGCAGTCAAACGCAGATGGGATCAAGTCGTCGCGGATCACTTGAAAGTCGAGCAGCAGTTGCGAGAAGTTCGCAAGATCATGGGCGACCCAAAGAATGATTCGAGTGCATCGGATCAGCGTCACATCGCAATCGCAGCGGCTGTTGAAGCCGCTGCGTTCGTGACTCGTGATGAAGAAATATTGAGTTTTCGCGAACCGATCCTCAGCTCGCTCGGACTGCGTCTGCTTTTGCCATCCGAGTTCATCACGGAATACGATTCGGTCCTGAACTCCCATCGTTATCAGTACCGCGAACTATCTCGGTCGGGCATCGAACGAACCCGTGTTCGCTCGATCGACGAGTTTGATTTGAAGTTGTTTGTCGACCAAGCAAGAGGGGAGCGATTGAAGTCGTTTCGGGCCGAACTGAACGCGATGCTCGCTGTTCCGCGAGAGTGGGAGATCTATCGGGTCAGTTCGCGAAGCAACGAGAATATCGCTCTGATCGCGATACGAGTCTTGGAGGACGGCGGGCGAGATGTTCGCCGACTTCGATTAAATCGTGATCTCGTTGGTACGCGTTTTGGCCGCATCCTCGTGGAGTACTTCGCCGATCAACCGCTCGGTGCTTGGCGAAGTGGTGAGCGAAGAACCGTAACAATTAGCGATTTGTGTCCGTCTCCGTTGCTTTTGGACGCGTGTGCGCGGCGGGGATGGTGCCACGCGGGCGATTCGATGTGGCGGCTTTCCTTACCGGGCTGTTGGACACAGGACGCCTTGCGGTCCGAATTATCGTCGCTGCTAATGGCGGGCAGGGTACCGTCAAGAGTGATCGAAGAAATTCTGCAACTCGTCGATTTGGATCATTCGGCTTCCGGCAATGAATCGGAAACACAGCGATTGGAACGATTGATCCATCCTGGCAAAGTCGTATTCGGTCAACTTCCCACCTGGGTTATTCCGATACAGCCACGATGGGCACAGGAACTTTTTGATTTCCGGCTTTGGGATTTGCCGCTTTTTGATCCCGAAACATCGCTGGTCATCAATCCTGACTCGGCGTACTACAAGCGTCCAAGGAATAGCCCAACCGCACCGTTTGGCAGGATACTGTGGTACGTCAGCGGGAACGAGGAAAAGGGTGGTGGTAAGATTCGAGCGTGTTCAGCATTGACCAGACGTGTCGCCGGCACCGTTAAAGATTTGTTTCGGGAGTTTCAGCGGTTTGGTGTCTACGAGTGGCATCATTTGATGAAACACTTCAAAGACGCTGAGGCTCAGGGACTTGCGATAGAGTTCACGAGCACCGAACTGTTCGAAAGCCCAATGTCCCGTGACGACGTCAATGATGTGTTGGAGTCACATAGAATGAAGCGACAAATATTTCCCTCCGCTGTTGCTATTCCTGACGAAGCTTTTCAAGAAATCTATTTGCGATCTACAAAGAGCGAGACTTGA
- a CDS encoding DUF1549 domain-containing protein, translating into MRLAHCWILSVGVACLSVVCLRPQTSLGSDVYELAKRIDRHIDARLRSEEITPTDFVDHAAFLRRVTLDLAGRIPTQSELDDYLNAEPRDRKQRLVKRLIESPDFAYHQRNQLDILLLLRQEHNDKWREYLLEATRDNRPWDRLFREIMLPEESPSSDPRPVAFLKRRTNDLDAMTNDSSVTWFGVNVACAKCHDHPLVSDWTQAHYYGMAAFFQRTFQTRKGFIGERFDGRPKFTDENGEQQEAEFMFLTGTKVADPPLEFSEEELKQLNEQIKQAERDDKAEVPPRPDFRPRARLVELALSDDQQQFFARNITNRIWARFFGRGIVHPLDQMHSENPPSHPELLSELSDDLRESGYDLRRLIHAIVLSEPYARSVERASDAAPMPPELFAAAVPRPLSPRQLALSLRMVSIGPEKMLQWQSNEWEKQREQLERQADGLARSLVIPDDDEFQVPVSEALWFSNNQTIENDILNGSGDRLVGYLKTLESDSQLVSVAVKVILSREADDEETQAMATYLRSRTDRREQAIKQILWSLLGSPEFRFNH; encoded by the coding sequence ATGCGTCTCGCTCATTGCTGGATACTATCAGTCGGTGTCGCATGCCTTAGTGTTGTATGCCTCAGACCGCAGACATCCCTTGGATCGGATGTTTATGAGCTCGCCAAACGCATTGACCGGCACATTGATGCGAGATTGAGATCCGAAGAAATCACGCCGACCGATTTCGTTGATCATGCTGCATTCTTGCGGCGCGTCACGCTTGACTTGGCAGGTCGCATTCCCACACAGTCTGAGTTGGACGACTATTTGAATGCGGAACCCCGTGATCGAAAGCAAAGGCTTGTCAAGCGGCTGATTGAGTCGCCCGACTTTGCCTATCACCAACGCAATCAATTGGACATCTTGCTGCTGTTGCGTCAGGAGCACAATGACAAATGGCGTGAGTACTTGTTGGAGGCGACTCGTGACAATCGGCCCTGGGATCGACTGTTTCGCGAAATCATGCTCCCAGAAGAATCGCCCAGCAGCGATCCGCGGCCGGTTGCATTCTTGAAGCGACGGACGAACGACCTGGACGCGATGACCAACGATTCGAGTGTCACTTGGTTTGGCGTCAACGTTGCCTGTGCCAAATGCCACGACCATCCGCTGGTCAGTGATTGGACACAGGCACACTACTACGGCATGGCGGCATTCTTTCAACGTACGTTTCAGACTCGAAAGGGATTCATTGGCGAGCGGTTCGATGGACGGCCGAAGTTCACTGACGAGAACGGCGAGCAGCAGGAGGCCGAATTCATGTTCTTGACGGGAACAAAGGTGGCCGATCCGCCACTTGAGTTCTCCGAAGAAGAACTCAAACAGTTGAACGAACAAATCAAGCAAGCCGAACGCGATGATAAGGCTGAAGTCCCGCCGCGACCCGATTTTCGCCCCCGCGCACGTCTGGTTGAACTCGCACTCTCGGACGACCAGCAGCAGTTCTTTGCCAGGAACATCACCAATCGCATCTGGGCGAGGTTTTTTGGACGCGGGATCGTGCATCCGCTGGACCAAATGCACTCAGAGAATCCACCCAGTCATCCTGAATTGCTCAGTGAACTCTCTGATGATCTGCGTGAGTCTGGCTATGACCTCCGAAGGCTGATTCACGCCATTGTTCTTTCAGAACCCTATGCCCGATCGGTCGAGCGAGCATCAGACGCAGCGCCGATGCCCCCGGAACTGTTTGCCGCCGCCGTTCCAAGACCGCTTTCACCACGTCAACTTGCCCTTTCGCTGAGAATGGTCTCAATCGGCCCGGAAAAGATGCTCCAGTGGCAATCCAATGAATGGGAGAAACAGCGCGAGCAATTGGAGCGTCAAGCCGATGGATTGGCCCGCAGTCTCGTGATTCCCGACGACGATGAATTTCAAGTTCCTGTCAGTGAGGCTCTGTGGTTCAGCAACAACCAGACAATCGAGAACGACATCCTGAACGGATCGGGTGATCGCTTGGTGGGGTACCTTAAAACGCTGGAGTCAGACTCACAACTGGTGAGCGTTGCCGTCAAAGTCATCTTGTCACGCGAAGCCGACGATGAGGAAACCCAGGCGATGGCAACTTACTTACGTAGCCGCACGGATCGACGCGAGCAAGCAATCAAGCAGATCCTTTGGTCTTTGCTTGGTTCACCAGAATTTCGTTTCAATCACTAG